A window from Myxococcus fulvus encodes these proteins:
- a CDS encoding C39 family peptidase: MDARRDGRLDEASAALREHALREALTEAHGTGSEEQFQDALRMHALREQGARVAEALEDLVPASPQTSDTTSWHVQPGDTVGDIARSLMQQGVPGPVEEIARQVVQLNGLENPDLIIAGSTLTVPSPPSSPGTVAPSSQGTPSSPGSVAPSAPGATPPTAPGEMYPVPYINQITSEGTEDDWNRNSNCGPTTLAMILQGYGFGGGLSDGAFINQLANSIGMGAEGTGYVGIEQMAANMGLTSETHAGSDVRWIQQQLAAGNLVAVNGESSVMLANEQPPNASGNFSGGHWIAVTGMTPEGNFIVHDPSSTCRELTPEQLSRFLAEHHAGGFATAIHPPPGVSPATPSSSS, translated from the coding sequence ATGGACGCTCGCCGCGACGGGCGTCTCGACGAGGCCAGCGCGGCACTCCGTGAGCACGCCCTGCGCGAGGCCCTCACGGAGGCACACGGCACCGGATCGGAGGAGCAGTTCCAGGACGCCCTCCGCATGCACGCGCTTCGCGAGCAGGGCGCGCGCGTCGCCGAGGCGCTCGAGGACCTGGTGCCCGCGTCTCCCCAGACCTCCGACACCACGAGCTGGCACGTGCAGCCCGGAGACACCGTGGGCGACATCGCGAGGAGCCTGATGCAGCAGGGCGTCCCCGGGCCCGTGGAGGAGATCGCGCGGCAGGTCGTCCAGCTCAACGGCCTGGAGAACCCCGACCTCATCATCGCCGGCAGCACGCTGACCGTCCCCTCGCCCCCGTCCTCTCCCGGGACCGTGGCTCCCTCGTCCCAGGGCACTCCGTCCTCGCCTGGAAGCGTGGCCCCCTCGGCCCCGGGCGCCACGCCGCCCACCGCCCCCGGGGAGATGTACCCCGTGCCCTACATCAACCAGATCACCTCCGAGGGCACCGAGGACGACTGGAACCGCAACTCCAACTGCGGCCCGACCACCCTGGCCATGATCCTCCAGGGCTATGGCTTCGGCGGAGGGCTCTCCGATGGAGCCTTCATCAACCAGCTCGCCAACTCCATCGGCATGGGCGCCGAGGGCACCGGCTACGTCGGCATCGAGCAGATGGCCGCGAACATGGGCCTCACCTCGGAGACCCACGCGGGCTCCGACGTGCGCTGGATCCAGCAGCAGCTCGCCGCCGGCAACCTCGTCGCGGTCAACGGCGAGAGCAGCGTCATGCTCGCCAACGAGCAGCCCCCCAATGCCTCCGGCAACTTCTCCGGCGGCCATTGGATCGCCGTGACGGGCATGACGCCCGAGGGCAACTTCATCGTCCACGACCCGTCCAGCACCTGCCGCGAGCTGACCCCGGAGCAGCTCTCGCGCTTCCTCGCCGAACACCACGCCGGGGGCTTCGCCACCGCCATCCACCCGCCGCCCGGCGTCTCTCCGGCCACCCCCTCCTCATCCTCGTAG
- a CDS encoding metallophosphoesterase: MPEPLLVAALGDVHGRFHRVETWLDALEQSRGRPVAMVLAVGDVEAFRRADDHRRKAAKRTMPAEFAEYADGVRRVKRPLYFIGGNNEDFEALHDFQDGGELAPGVTYLGRAGVRELSGLRVGYLSGIHAPRFIDQPLKRPVTQDLMKQAGYFRTAEVERVMSLRDVDLMLVHEWPRGIVQRAREENPSPPRPLPSYWIGNGVTRRLVDTVQPKWLLCGHSHKAFAVTLEGVGRPATRIACLDQATRPEESVFWLEYEGRAVVRAGWGVSGAVAWEPGWRWDLSRLPVVEGGHDGDDAPVGVM; this comes from the coding sequence ATGCCGGAGCCCCTCCTGGTTGCCGCCCTGGGTGACGTCCACGGTCGCTTCCACCGCGTGGAGACGTGGTTGGACGCGCTGGAGCAGTCGCGTGGTCGGCCGGTGGCGATGGTGCTCGCGGTGGGGGACGTGGAGGCGTTCCGCCGCGCGGATGACCATCGTCGCAAGGCCGCCAAGCGCACCATGCCCGCCGAGTTCGCCGAGTACGCGGACGGCGTCCGCCGCGTGAAGCGGCCCCTGTACTTCATCGGCGGCAACAACGAGGACTTCGAGGCGCTGCACGACTTCCAGGACGGGGGCGAGCTGGCGCCGGGCGTCACCTACCTGGGCCGCGCCGGCGTGCGCGAACTCTCGGGACTGCGCGTGGGCTACCTGTCCGGCATCCACGCGCCGCGCTTCATCGACCAGCCCTTGAAGCGCCCCGTCACACAGGACCTGATGAAGCAGGCGGGCTACTTCCGCACCGCGGAGGTGGAGCGGGTGATGTCGCTTCGGGACGTGGACCTGATGCTCGTGCACGAGTGGCCCCGAGGCATCGTCCAGCGCGCGCGGGAGGAGAACCCCTCGCCGCCCCGGCCCTTGCCCTCGTACTGGATTGGCAATGGCGTGACGCGCCGCCTGGTGGACACGGTGCAGCCGAAGTGGCTGTTGTGTGGACACTCGCACAAGGCCTTCGCGGTGACGCTGGAGGGCGTGGGCCGCCCCGCCACGCGCATCGCCTGTCTGGACCAGGCCACGCGCCCCGAGGAGTCCGTCTTCTGGCTGGAGTACGAGGGCCGCGCCGTCGTGCGTGCCGGCTGGGGCGTCTCCGGCGCCGTCGCCTGGGAGCCGGGGTGGCGGTGGGATTTGTCCCGGCTGCCCGTCGTGGAGGGAGGGCACGACGGCGACGACGCTCCCGTGGGCGTGATGTAG